The Thermococcus sp. genome has a segment encoding these proteins:
- a CDS encoding OB-fold nucleic acid binding domain-containing protein, which produces MKKRLPASRVYVKDILDGYYVRSEGDFEPNYLITRDARKVYRVKVVATVVREPVISDDETYGKFQIDDGTGTIWVLGFRDDTRFIRLVKKGDLVQIIGKVAEWRDDKQILVEGVSKVSPNFWILHRFETLKEKVEHAEKARIAFEIYDRYGITAKAKVIAKNRGVDEELLLTIDELYTMMLEQRALEEELLGEETAEETEETPLNPELEKAKEAVMNLLREKGKALSHKFIVKKLSKEFDEEIIEEAISQLLAEGEIYEPEIGFYEPL; this is translated from the coding sequence ATGAAGAAGCGCCTGCCAGCGAGCAGGGTCTACGTCAAGGACATTCTTGACGGCTACTACGTGAGAAGCGAGGGCGACTTCGAGCCCAACTACCTAATAACGCGCGACGCCAGAAAGGTCTATCGCGTCAAGGTCGTCGCCACCGTTGTCAGGGAGCCCGTTATAAGCGACGATGAGACCTACGGCAAGTTCCAGATTGACGACGGGACGGGAACGATATGGGTTCTCGGTTTCAGAGATGATACCCGCTTCATAAGACTCGTTAAAAAGGGCGACCTCGTCCAGATAATCGGGAAAGTAGCAGAGTGGCGCGATGACAAGCAGATACTTGTAGAGGGCGTTTCCAAAGTTAGTCCGAACTTCTGGATACTCCACCGCTTCGAGACCCTGAAGGAGAAGGTGGAGCACGCCGAGAAGGCTAGGATAGCCTTTGAAATCTACGACCGCTACGGAATAACGGCCAAGGCGAAGGTCATAGCCAAGAACAGGGGGGTTGATGAGGAGCTTCTCCTCACAATAGACGAGCTCTACACAATGATGCTTGAGCAGAGGGCCCTTGAGGAGGAGCTACTGGGTGAAGAAACGGCCGAAGAAACAGAGGAGACGCCACTCAATCCAGAGCTTGAGAAGGCAAAGGAAGCTGTAATGAACCTGCTCCGCGAGAAGGGGAAGGCTTTATCGCACAAGTTCATTGTTAAAAAGCTTTCAAAGGAGTTCGACGAGGAAATAATCGAGGAGGCGATAAGCCAATTGCTGGCTGAGGGGGAAATCTACGAGCCCGAGATAGGATTCTACGAACCCCTCTGA
- a CDS encoding 30S ribosomal protein S6e — translation MATFKLVISNPKTGIAKQVEITGGEAEKLIGKRIGEEVPAKELGLNLREIFGDESISEDAKLKITGGTDKDGFPMRPDVHGPRRVKILLSKGPGFRPREKGERRKKTVHGNTISPNIVQVNMKIVF, via the coding sequence ATGGCCACTTTCAAGCTCGTTATATCGAACCCGAAGACCGGTATAGCAAAGCAGGTTGAGATAACCGGTGGGGAGGCAGAGAAGCTCATAGGAAAGCGCATAGGTGAGGAAGTCCCAGCGAAGGAGCTCGGTCTTAACCTCAGGGAGATATTCGGCGACGAGAGCATTTCCGAGGATGCGAAGCTCAAGATAACCGGAGGGACAGACAAAGACGGCTTCCCGATGAGACCAGACGTCCACGGCCCGAGGAGGGTTAAGATACTCCTCTCCAAGGGGCCGGGCTTTAGGCCCAGGGAGAAGGGTGAGAGGAGGAAGAAGACCGTCCATGGCAACACCATAAGCCCAAACATCGTCCAGGTCAACATGAAGATTGTGTTTTGA
- a CDS encoding preprotein translocase subunit Sec61beta, whose translation MAKEKTTLPPTGAGLMRFFDEDTKAIKVSPKGVIAMTLVLIAAEVLLYVFGPSIFG comes from the coding sequence ATGGCGAAAGAAAAAACGACACTCCCACCAACCGGAGCAGGGCTGATGAGGTTCTTTGACGAGGACACAAAGGCCATAAAGGTCAGCCCGAAGGGCGTCATAGCAATGACCCTCGTGCTCATTGCAGCTGAGGTTCTTCTGTACGTCTTTGGTCCAAGTATCTTCGGCTAA
- the eif2g gene encoding translation initiation factor IF-2 subunit gamma, translated as MAKEFRQAEVNIGMVGHVDHGKTTLTKALTGIWTDTHSEELRRGITIKIGFADAEIRKCPKCGRYSTSPVCPYCGAETEFERRVSFIDAPGHEALMTTMLAGASLMDGAVLVIAANEGVMPQTREHLMALQIVGNKNIVIALNKIELVDRETVMKRYEEIKEFVAGTVAENAPIIPISALHGANVDVLLAAIEKFIPTPKRDPNKPPKMLVLRSFDVNKPGTPPEKLIGGVIGGSIVQGKLKVGDEIEIRPGVPYEEHGRIKYEPITTEIVSLQAGGRFVEEAYPGGLVGVGTKLDPYLTKGDLMAGNVVGKPGKLPPVWKELRLEVHLLERVVGTADELKVEPIKRKEVLLLNVGTARTMGLVTGLGKDEVELKLQIPVCAEVGDRVAISRQVGSRWRLIGYGFIKE; from the coding sequence ATGGCCAAGGAGTTTAGACAGGCCGAGGTTAACATAGGAATGGTTGGTCACGTTGACCACGGTAAGACGACACTCACCAAGGCTTTAACCGGAATATGGACTGACACGCACAGCGAGGAACTGAGGAGAGGTATTACGATAAAGATAGGCTTCGCCGATGCCGAGATAAGGAAGTGCCCAAAGTGTGGCAGGTACTCAACCTCACCGGTCTGCCCATACTGCGGTGCCGAGACCGAGTTCGAGAGGCGCGTTTCCTTCATAGACGCCCCCGGCCACGAGGCGCTGATGACAACGATGCTCGCCGGAGCTTCCCTTATGGACGGTGCGGTACTTGTCATAGCGGCCAACGAGGGAGTCATGCCCCAGACGAGGGAGCACCTGATGGCCCTTCAGATAGTTGGGAACAAGAACATAGTCATAGCTCTCAACAAGATTGAGCTCGTCGACAGGGAGACCGTCATGAAACGCTATGAAGAAATCAAGGAGTTCGTGGCTGGAACTGTCGCTGAGAACGCCCCGATAATCCCGATTTCAGCTTTACATGGAGCTAATGTTGACGTTCTTCTCGCGGCAATAGAAAAGTTCATTCCAACTCCAAAGCGCGACCCGAACAAGCCGCCGAAGATGCTGGTTTTGAGGAGCTTCGACGTCAACAAGCCGGGAACTCCCCCTGAGAAGCTCATAGGTGGCGTTATCGGTGGTTCGATAGTCCAGGGCAAGCTGAAAGTGGGAGACGAGATAGAGATAAGGCCGGGCGTTCCCTATGAGGAGCACGGCAGGATTAAGTACGAGCCGATAACCACTGAAATAGTCTCGCTCCAGGCCGGTGGTAGGTTCGTTGAGGAGGCCTATCCGGGAGGACTCGTCGGCGTTGGGACAAAGCTCGACCCATACTTAACGAAGGGTGACCTTATGGCAGGAAACGTCGTTGGAAAGCCCGGCAAACTCCCGCCGGTGTGGAAGGAGCTCAGGCTTGAGGTTCATCTTCTTGAGCGCGTTGTTGGTACTGCCGATGAGCTCAAGGTGGAGCCAATTAAGAGGAAGGAGGTTCTCCTCCTCAACGTTGGAACGGCCAGAACGATGGGTCTCGTGACAGGCCTTGGAAAGGACGAGGTCGAGCTCAAGCTCCAGATTCCGGTCTGTGCTGAGGTCGGCGATAGGGTTGCCATAAGCAGGCAGGTCGGGAGCAGGTGGCGCCTCATAGGCTACGGTTTCATAAAGGAGTGA
- a CDS encoding ribonucleoside-triphosphate reductase has protein sequence MEFKDEIVRELENDELWTVLTFKTPHGPATTLNELVKVVEDAGWKVTFKANWWTADIPYGLIRIDLQKDGREKILLGKWILGEKCELIRIESLDLERGKDEFFRMVDSITSTLIHDPVIRTMREQY, from the coding sequence ATGGAATTTAAGGACGAGATAGTTAGGGAACTGGAAAACGATGAGCTCTGGACGGTGCTTACCTTCAAGACCCCTCACGGGCCTGCGACAACCCTGAACGAGCTCGTGAAGGTCGTTGAGGATGCCGGCTGGAAGGTCACTTTCAAAGCCAACTGGTGGACCGCTGACATTCCCTACGGCCTGATAAGGATAGACCTCCAGAAAGATGGAAGAGAGAAGATTCTCCTTGGCAAGTGGATTCTAGGGGAAAAATGCGAACTCATACGGATTGAAAGCCTCGACCTTGAACGCGGAAAGGACGAGTTCTTCCGTATGGTGGACAGCATAACCTCAACGCTAATCCACGACCCAGTTATAAGAACAATGCGCGAGCAGTACTGA
- the engB gene encoding GTP-binding protein EngB, translating to MIIFAGRSNVGKSTLIFKLTGKKVKRGKRPGVTRKPVEIEWRGKKVVDLPGFGFMSGLPKHVQERVKDEIVHFIEDNADEIELAVLVVDGKASPEIIERWEKRGEIPIDVEFYQFLQELDIPTIVAVNKVDKVKNVQGVIYFLAEKFGVPYSEIPRTFVPVSAKFGKNLDELKRLMEEKLRS from the coding sequence ATGATAATATTCGCCGGGCGCTCAAATGTCGGCAAGAGCACGCTGATATTCAAACTTACAGGGAAGAAGGTTAAGAGGGGAAAGAGGCCCGGCGTGACGAGGAAACCCGTTGAAATCGAGTGGAGGGGCAAAAAGGTCGTTGATTTGCCCGGTTTTGGCTTCATGAGCGGGCTTCCAAAGCACGTCCAAGAGAGAGTAAAGGATGAGATAGTGCACTTCATCGAGGACAACGCCGATGAGATAGAGCTCGCGGTTCTTGTTGTTGACGGAAAGGCTTCGCCTGAGATAATAGAACGCTGGGAGAAGAGAGGCGAGATTCCGATAGATGTGGAGTTCTACCAGTTCCTCCAAGAGCTTGACATACCAACCATAGTTGCCGTCAACAAGGTTGACAAAGTCAAGAACGTCCAGGGGGTTATATACTTTTTAGCTGAAAAGTTCGGCGTTCCCTATTCGGAAATTCCAAGGACTTTTGTTCCAGTCTCGGCCAAGTTCGGAAAGAACCTCGACGAGCTGAAAAGATTGATGGAAGAGAAACTCAGGTCATAG
- a CDS encoding Lrp/AsnC family transcriptional regulator: protein MPERNSLTPRQVKLLRKLYEDGKTIEVHTVEKTQDELAKELGITRQALSNHLKVLKELSYIRTGRGFIDLTDKALELLGEKKGDVFVFVKIEPTKRRHVYEAIRRLKIKKIYRVTGDVDLIIEADKTKLDEILEEIASLDGVRETNTHLVLEVL, encoded by the coding sequence ATGCCAGAGAGGAACTCCCTGACACCGAGGCAGGTCAAACTCCTGAGGAAGCTCTACGAGGACGGCAAGACAATCGAGGTTCATACCGTCGAGAAAACCCAGGACGAGCTGGCGAAAGAGCTTGGCATAACAAGACAAGCCTTGAGCAACCACCTCAAGGTTCTCAAGGAGCTCAGCTACATAAGAACCGGCAGGGGTTTCATAGACCTGACCGACAAAGCGCTTGAACTTTTGGGCGAGAAAAAAGGAGATGTTTTCGTTTTTGTTAAGATTGAACCGACAAAGAGAAGGCACGTCTATGAGGCCATAAGAAGACTCAAAATAAAGAAGATTTACCGCGTTACCGGCGACGTTGACCTGATAATCGAGGCAGACAAGACGAAACTTGACGAGATACTCGAGGAGATAGCTTCCCTCGACGGCGTCAGAGAAACCAACACCCACCTCGTCTTGGAAGTGCTATGA
- a CDS encoding geranylgeranylglycerol-phosphate geranylgeranyltransferase: protein MEARAFIEITRPHNCILAGIVGLLGSIVAVGHFPEPTKAILVFLVVTLGCSAGNTINDYFDYEIDRINRPERPLPRGAMGRRTAFWYAMVLFAIGLVLASLINVYAFLLALIAYATMFLYAWKLKPLPFIGNLAVAGLTGATPLYGAIAVGKIGLAGYLALCAFLVNVAREVIKDIEDVEGDLAKGAKTLPIVIGKKKSAYIGALFAFLTVIASFLPIKAGVGLSYLAMVPVDAIILYSAFLILRSQDRETAHSSQKLLKISIFLAVMAFLIASLVR, encoded by the coding sequence TTGGAGGCTAGGGCGTTCATCGAAATCACGAGGCCCCACAACTGTATATTAGCTGGTATAGTCGGTCTGCTCGGCTCGATAGTTGCAGTGGGACACTTTCCAGAGCCAACGAAGGCAATTTTAGTGTTCCTCGTTGTAACGCTCGGCTGTTCGGCCGGCAACACCATAAACGACTACTTCGACTACGAGATAGACAGGATAAACCGGCCGGAAAGACCCCTCCCCAGAGGAGCCATGGGCAGGAGGACTGCCTTCTGGTACGCGATGGTGCTCTTCGCTATTGGCCTAGTCCTCGCCTCGCTCATAAACGTCTACGCCTTTTTACTGGCCCTCATCGCCTACGCCACGATGTTCCTCTACGCCTGGAAGCTTAAGCCCCTGCCCTTCATCGGTAACTTGGCCGTTGCCGGCTTAACTGGTGCGACTCCGCTCTATGGAGCAATAGCCGTTGGTAAAATCGGTCTCGCTGGATATCTGGCACTTTGTGCCTTCCTCGTCAACGTCGCTCGGGAGGTCATAAAGGACATTGAGGATGTGGAAGGCGACCTAGCGAAGGGTGCTAAGACACTGCCGATAGTCATCGGGAAGAAAAAATCGGCCTACATCGGGGCGTTGTTTGCGTTTTTGACTGTTATAGCGTCATTCCTACCTATCAAAGCTGGTGTTGGACTTAGTTACTTGGCCATGGTTCCTGTTGATGCCATAATCCTTTATTCGGCATTCCTTATCCTCCGCTCGCAGGACAGGGAAACCGCCCACAGCTCCCAAAAGTTGCTCAAAATCAGCATATTCCTAGCCGTGATGGCTTTCCTGATAGCTTCACTTGTGAGGTGA
- a CDS encoding OB-fold nucleic acid binding domain-containing protein, translating into MVGLTKEQIINRIIRHRGLSKEEVERKIRELAKTHGISEHAAAVMLAEEMGIKLEEGEELLHIADLVPGMSNVNIVARVLRKFPPREYTKRDGSTGRVANLVIYDSTGQARLVLWDNFVSKYYDELSPGDVIKVIDPLVKEGMRGIELHANFRTRIIKNPEDPRVEEIPPLEEVRTYNYRRMKIRDLEGNERFVELRGTIARLYRVVTYESCPECRRKVDYDPASETWVCPEHGPVEPVKMVVLDFGLDDSTGYIRVTLFGDEASELLGESPEEIDEKLKKLIEEGLTIREAGRKLAEETYYPLLGKEIIVRGNVTEDKFLGTLLKARTWEEVDERREIELARRELREVLKALGGE; encoded by the coding sequence ATGGTAGGCCTTACAAAGGAGCAAATTATCAACAGGATTATCCGCCACAGGGGTCTTTCAAAGGAGGAGGTAGAGAGAAAAATCCGGGAACTGGCTAAAACCCACGGGATTTCCGAACACGCCGCGGCCGTAATGCTCGCGGAGGAGATGGGAATCAAACTAGAGGAGGGTGAGGAGTTACTTCATATAGCTGACCTTGTCCCGGGAATGAGTAACGTCAACATCGTTGCAAGGGTCCTCAGGAAGTTTCCGCCGAGGGAGTACACTAAGAGGGACGGCTCAACGGGTAGGGTTGCGAACCTCGTAATCTACGACTCAACAGGCCAGGCGAGGCTCGTCCTATGGGACAACTTCGTGAGCAAATACTACGACGAACTCAGTCCCGGAGATGTCATCAAGGTCATAGACCCCCTCGTTAAGGAGGGTATGAGGGGAATAGAGCTTCACGCCAACTTCAGAACGAGGATTATTAAAAACCCGGAAGACCCCCGCGTTGAGGAGATACCTCCCCTTGAAGAGGTCAGAACATACAACTACAGGAGGATGAAGATTAGGGACTTAGAAGGCAACGAGCGCTTCGTCGAGCTGAGGGGGACGATAGCGAGGCTCTACCGCGTTGTAACCTATGAGTCCTGTCCCGAGTGTAGGAGAAAGGTTGACTACGACCCGGCGAGTGAGACCTGGGTCTGTCCTGAACACGGCCCAGTTGAGCCGGTGAAGATGGTCGTCCTCGACTTCGGCCTTGATGATTCTACCGGCTACATCAGGGTTACCCTCTTTGGCGACGAGGCGAGCGAGCTACTCGGCGAAAGTCCAGAGGAGATAGACGAGAAACTCAAGAAACTAATCGAGGAGGGTCTGACGATAAGGGAAGCCGGCAGGAAGCTCGCGGAGGAAACCTACTACCCGCTCCTCGGGAAGGAGATAATCGTCAGGGGCAACGTTACCGAAGATAAGTTCCTCGGAACTCTCCTAAAGGCGAGGACATGGGAGGAAGTTGATGAAAGGCGTGAGATTGAACTCGCGAGGAGGGAACTCAGGGAAGTTTTGAAAGCCCTCGGTGGTGAGTGA
- a CDS encoding PIN domain-containing protein, with product MRREWIVIPDTNFLLVPGQFGVDIISELNRVLDVRFRIVIPNVVLDELSVIERKTRGKDLLAVRMAKKLAERFETIEISRFGEKPIDDQIYDFAVSNERVIVCTNDKGLKKRLRERGIPVVYLRSKKILELEGMLE from the coding sequence ATGAGGAGGGAATGGATAGTCATCCCTGACACGAACTTTCTCCTTGTCCCGGGCCAGTTCGGCGTTGACATAATCTCGGAGCTCAACAGAGTCCTTGACGTTAGGTTCAGGATAGTCATTCCAAACGTTGTCCTCGATGAGCTGAGTGTCATAGAGAGAAAGACCCGGGGAAAAGACCTGCTCGCGGTTAGGATGGCTAAGAAGCTCGCGGAGAGGTTCGAGACCATCGAGATAAGTCGCTTTGGTGAAAAACCTATAGACGACCAGATTTACGATTTTGCCGTCAGTAACGAGCGTGTTATAGTCTGCACGAACGATAAAGGGCTGAAGAAGAGATTAAGGGAGAGGGGCATCCCAGTTGTTTACCTCCGCTCAAAAAAAATCCTCGAGCTTGAGGGCATGCTGGAGTGA
- a CDS encoding HD domain-containing protein, with amino-acid sequence MYTEEALLKEIRELFEDDKLFEAYERTFREYHYYFDTTNYIVLNVYQFNDHGPVHVLLTTRRALELLRILKKFEIQTTAEKLGKPLWWSKFIVAFGALFHDIGNMIHRINHYEFSVFLAEPIIERLVREFERHDPLLLKALTLNAIYTHDEHVPCTTIEGSIVTIADGCDMEAGRSRLVHKKDRVDIHAVSALAIERVEIREGDERQPILIEIWMKHPAGIFQVDEILTKKVKSSLLASKVKLRIHTGKDGETLEKVI; translated from the coding sequence ATGTATACGGAGGAGGCACTCTTAAAGGAAATTAGGGAACTCTTTGAGGACGACAAGCTCTTCGAGGCCTACGAAAGGACTTTTCGAGAGTACCACTACTACTTTGACACTACAAATTACATAGTGCTCAACGTCTACCAGTTCAACGACCATGGTCCCGTTCACGTTCTCCTGACGACAAGAAGGGCCCTTGAGTTGCTTAGGATACTCAAGAAGTTTGAAATCCAAACGACGGCTGAGAAACTTGGCAAGCCCCTCTGGTGGAGCAAGTTTATAGTCGCCTTTGGAGCCCTATTTCACGACATAGGCAACATGATACACAGGATAAACCATTATGAATTCAGCGTTTTCCTCGCCGAACCCATAATCGAGAGGCTCGTGAGGGAGTTCGAGAGGCACGACCCCCTGTTGCTGAAAGCTTTAACCCTCAACGCAATTTACACCCACGACGAGCACGTGCCGTGCACAACCATAGAGGGCTCTATCGTTACCATAGCTGATGGCTGTGACATGGAGGCAGGAAGGAGCAGGCTCGTCCACAAGAAGGACCGCGTTGACATACACGCCGTTTCTGCTCTAGCAATAGAGCGCGTTGAAATCCGCGAGGGTGACGAGAGACAGCCGATACTCATCGAGATATGGATGAAGCACCCGGCAGGAATCTTCCAAGTCGATGAGATTCTGACGAAGAAGGTCAAGAGCTCCCTCCTTGCAAGCAAGGTCAAGCTCAGGATTCACACCGGCAAGGACGGAGAAACCCTCGAAAAGGTTATCTGA
- a CDS encoding DUF434 domain-containing protein produces MLVEAYRDLKYLLNRGYRKSVALNFVSNHYQLGKKERHLLARCVFSDSWVEEVKRKLLRPHEVRGRVLAIDGFNVLITLESLLAGKAILCEDSLVRDLAYRGKYRPHEETEHNLKLIVSALAELSPQKAVLFYGKNNPGSGVVKAITERFLRELEVPAEVRLVRSPDYELKAFETVATADVGVIEKVEHVFDLSRFAGGLAGLEPLPLRGVLTSSSSLESLKRF; encoded by the coding sequence ATGCTGGTTGAGGCATATCGGGACCTTAAATACCTCCTCAACAGGGGTTACAGGAAAAGCGTTGCCCTGAATTTCGTTTCCAACCACTACCAGCTTGGAAAAAAGGAACGGCACCTTTTAGCTCGCTGTGTCTTCTCGGATTCGTGGGTTGAGGAGGTTAAGCGAAAACTCCTCAGGCCCCATGAAGTCCGGGGTAGAGTTCTGGCGATAGACGGCTTTAACGTCCTCATAACCCTTGAATCCCTCTTAGCTGGGAAGGCAATACTCTGCGAAGATTCGCTCGTTAGAGATTTGGCCTACCGGGGGAAGTACAGACCTCATGAGGAGACTGAGCATAATCTAAAACTTATAGTCTCGGCCTTAGCTGAGCTCTCCCCGCAAAAGGCGGTCCTCTTCTACGGGAAGAACAACCCGGGGAGTGGCGTCGTTAAGGCAATCACCGAAAGGTTTCTGAGAGAGCTTGAGGTTCCAGCTGAGGTTCGCCTCGTCAGGAGTCCTGACTACGAGCTGAAAGCCTTTGAGACCGTCGCTACCGCAGACGTTGGCGTTATTGAGAAAGTCGAGCACGTTTTCGACCTTTCAAGGTTCGCCGGGGGCTTAGCCGGGCTGGAACCCCTTCCCTTGAGGGGAGTTTTAACAAGTTCAAGTTCGCTCGAATCTTTAAAAAGGTTTTAA
- a CDS encoding Clp1/GlmU family protein → MNKAIYTNDVPPDRLELLAELSSRDAVKVMVIGDLDTGKSTLVTFLANELMNLGKSVAVVDSDVGQKGVLPPATISLALPEENFSSLSKLTGMAHYFIGTVSPGQFIGEVAVGVRRLVELAEKSADVVLIDTTGFVTGPGFEMKRLKAELVKPDLIVLLERNGELSSLARALSPYGNVVRLGVSENARNVSREERREIRFEKWRTYFLNSSLVEFDLSEIVITGTSLFHGRPLDEMEKTLLSRAFRWLVLAGWENNERYTVVKADEDSFPRGYRSIHAVDFEKLNNLLVGLIDENGLCLGLGILKWINFSAGTLQVLTPLEKDSLSSVREIRFGRMRVLETGEEMSLLRRDEL, encoded by the coding sequence ATGAACAAGGCCATCTACACCAACGATGTTCCCCCCGACAGGCTAGAACTCCTTGCCGAGCTTTCTTCACGAGATGCCGTTAAGGTTATGGTTATTGGGGACCTTGATACGGGAAAGAGCACCCTTGTAACGTTTCTGGCAAACGAGCTCATGAACCTCGGAAAGAGCGTTGCAGTAGTTGATTCCGACGTTGGTCAGAAGGGTGTTCTCCCACCAGCCACGATAAGCCTTGCTCTCCCGGAGGAAAACTTCTCAAGCCTTTCCAAACTCACTGGAATGGCTCACTACTTCATAGGAACGGTCTCTCCTGGCCAGTTTATCGGTGAGGTGGCCGTTGGCGTTAGGAGGCTCGTTGAGCTGGCCGAGAAAAGTGCAGATGTTGTTTTAATAGACACGACCGGTTTCGTTACCGGACCGGGTTTTGAGATGAAACGCCTTAAAGCAGAGCTAGTGAAACCGGATTTGATAGTCCTCCTCGAGAGGAATGGTGAACTTAGCTCACTTGCTAGGGCACTCTCACCGTATGGAAACGTGGTCAGGCTTGGAGTCAGCGAAAACGCAAGGAACGTCTCTAGAGAGGAAAGGCGAGAAATCAGGTTTGAGAAGTGGAGGACATACTTCCTGAACTCCAGTCTTGTCGAGTTTGACCTTTCGGAGATAGTTATTACCGGAACTTCCCTCTTCCATGGCCGTCCCCTTGATGAAATGGAGAAAACCCTCCTCTCGCGAGCCTTCCGGTGGCTCGTCCTTGCCGGATGGGAGAACAATGAACGCTACACAGTTGTGAAAGCAGATGAGGATAGCTTTCCGAGGGGCTACCGTTCGATTCACGCCGTAGACTTTGAAAAGCTGAACAACCTCCTTGTTGGCCTGATTGACGAAAACGGCCTCTGTCTCGGCCTTGGAATTTTGAAGTGGATTAACTTCAGTGCCGGAACGCTTCAGGTACTAACTCCCCTTGAGAAGGATTCATTGAGCTCTGTTAGGGAAATCCGTTTTGGAAGGATGAGGGTTTTGGAAACCGGTGAGGAGATGAGCCTTTTAAGGAGAGACGAACTTTGA
- a CDS encoding replication protein RepA, protein MEEVRFRRRKPAVERKIAEIREDDTRVSLIGKAFKVDKLDYTFWLDDGTGVILVESEENVLPENGQTVRVIGRVIRGEESVHIFGEVIQDFSEADLEALEEIRELERKVLPKIENVISFFGGEEL, encoded by the coding sequence ATGGAGGAGGTTCGCTTTAGAAGGAGAAAACCCGCGGTTGAGAGGAAAATTGCCGAGATTAGGGAAGACGACACCAGGGTTTCTCTCATTGGCAAGGCCTTCAAGGTGGACAAGCTCGACTACACCTTCTGGCTAGACGATGGAACCGGTGTTATACTCGTTGAGAGCGAGGAGAACGTTTTACCCGAGAACGGCCAAACGGTAAGGGTCATCGGGAGGGTCATAAGGGGTGAGGAGAGCGTCCACATCTTCGGCGAGGTGATACAGGACTTCAGCGAGGCAGACCTGGAAGCGCTTGAAGAGATAAGGGAACTCGAGAGAAAGGTCCTGCCAAAGATTGAAAACGTCATCAGCTTCTTCGGGGGTGAGGAGCTATGA
- a CDS encoding DUF432 domain-containing protein encodes MKTFGEHELKTQFIHVGNKKIHIIENSEGVFTYKRDDVVVRILKGRKLSILPAPAEGYGVRFLMIRLRERLTVPPGETVHGYLSAPVDVVSKTGNTTIDRFVVGKEKYALYGEHSIGIIARYHVSPFYESEPDSLGVVKLIIRNPTRDWKLVERVVIPIKNSTMFYSGERAYYPLIILTTKEPYEVNNTGNPPDGRLKATHKAEPMPNFRMRWWP; translated from the coding sequence ATGAAAACCTTCGGAGAGCACGAGCTCAAAACGCAGTTCATACACGTCGGAAACAAAAAAATTCATATAATCGAAAACTCAGAAGGGGTTTTCACGTACAAGCGAGACGATGTTGTTGTGAGAATTCTTAAGGGGAGAAAGCTTTCCATTCTTCCTGCCCCCGCTGAGGGATACGGCGTCAGGTTTCTCATGATAAGGCTCAGGGAGAGACTTACCGTTCCACCTGGAGAGACGGTTCACGGTTATCTCAGCGCACCAGTGGACGTTGTATCCAAGACCGGAAACACAACAATAGACCGCTTCGTTGTTGGAAAGGAAAAATACGCCCTATACGGAGAGCATTCAATTGGGATTATTGCAAGATACCATGTAAGTCCGTTTTACGAGAGCGAACCGGACTCTCTGGGTGTGGTCAAGCTGATTATTAGGAATCCCACAAGGGATTGGAAACTGGTTGAGCGAGTCGTTATCCCAATAAAAAACAGCACCATGTTCTATTCCGGGGAGAGGGCCTACTACCCCCTTATAATTCTCACGACAAAGGAACCCTACGAGGTTAACAACACGGGGAATCCTCCAGATGGAAGGCTAAAGGCGACTCACAAGGCCGAACCCATGCCAAACTTCAGGATGAGGTGGTGGCCGTGA